A single genomic interval of Amycolatopsis albispora harbors:
- a CDS encoding GntR family transcriptional regulator, which yields MLEFHLDGRSGLSPYQQIVRQVRHALRLGLLAEGDQLPKVKDVVAALAINPNTVLKAYRELEHDGLVAARPGVGTFVTATLSGASPAALGPLRQDLRRWLAKARRAGLDDESIEALFADTFHAVSTEDIA from the coding sequence GTGCTGGAGTTCCACCTGGACGGCCGGTCGGGGCTGTCGCCGTACCAGCAGATCGTGCGGCAGGTCCGGCACGCGCTGCGCCTGGGCCTGCTGGCCGAGGGTGACCAGCTGCCGAAGGTCAAGGACGTGGTGGCGGCGCTGGCGATCAATCCGAACACGGTGCTCAAGGCCTACCGCGAACTCGAGCACGACGGGCTGGTCGCGGCGCGGCCCGGGGTGGGCACGTTCGTCACGGCCACGCTGTCCGGCGCTTCGCCCGCCGCGCTGGGCCCGTTGCGGCAGGACCTGCGGCGCTGGCTGGCCAAGGCGCGGCGGGCGGGGCTGGACGACGAGAGCATCGAAGCCCTGTTCGCCGACACCTTCCACGCGGTGTCCACAGAGGACATCGCGTGA
- a CDS encoding TetR/AcrR family transcriptional regulator codes for MAGRRGYHHGDLPAALVRTSFELLAEQGLPSFSVAQVARRLGISTASPYRHFRDRDHLLAAVATAAARELTEAVRAATDAAGADPADRFAAAGSAYLRFAVGRGAGFDVIYAAELAALRDEELATAGRELMDLFTGLAEATGARSKPETLELVGNLIALAHGYAALYRNGLFAAGRYRLEDLAAQAENGARALTRGATPR; via the coding sequence ATGGCTGGCAGGCGCGGGTACCACCACGGTGACCTGCCCGCCGCGCTGGTCCGCACCAGCTTCGAACTGCTCGCCGAGCAGGGGCTGCCGTCGTTTTCCGTGGCGCAGGTCGCCCGGCGCCTCGGGATCAGCACGGCCTCGCCCTACCGGCACTTCCGCGACCGCGACCACCTGCTCGCCGCGGTCGCCACCGCCGCGGCCCGCGAACTCACCGAGGCCGTCCGGGCCGCGACCGACGCCGCCGGTGCCGATCCCGCCGACCGGTTCGCCGCGGCGGGCTCGGCCTACCTGCGGTTCGCGGTCGGCCGCGGCGCCGGGTTCGACGTCATCTACGCGGCGGAACTGGCCGCGCTGCGGGACGAGGAACTGGCCACGGCCGGGCGGGAGCTGATGGACCTGTTCACCGGGCTCGCGGAGGCGACCGGCGCGCGGAGCAAGCCGGAAACCCTTGAACTCGTGGGGAATCTCATCGCGCTCGCGCACGGTTACGCGGCGCTCTATCGCAACGGGCTGTTCGCCGCCGGGCGCTACCGGCTCGAGGACCTGGCCGCGCAGGCGGAGAACGGCGCGCGCGCACTCACCAGGGGTGCCACGCCCCGTTGA
- a CDS encoding S1 family peptidase — MRSVTARVTALVPAALLGLSTPAQAIVDGEFTASAPWSARLYQDGADGYCTATVLGPEWILTARHCIGGNHQWGFRVGNVEHAKGTYVDAAPNGVTLHENADLALVKLAEPVQAPAVSLGDLDAVAEGDTVTIHGWGDTGSGQQSPRLKNAQLKVTDVAAADAYDGRAINGERVNGVCGSGDSGGPMFTADGVQVGVLSTGNSTSCQYTHVGAYRDWISSVTG, encoded by the coding sequence ATGCGTTCTGTCACCGCACGGGTCACCGCGCTCGTTCCGGCCGCGCTGCTCGGCCTTTCCACGCCCGCACAGGCGATCGTCGACGGTGAGTTCACCGCGTCGGCGCCGTGGTCGGCTCGCCTTTACCAGGACGGTGCCGACGGTTACTGCACCGCCACCGTGCTCGGTCCCGAGTGGATTCTCACCGCACGGCACTGCATCGGCGGAAATCACCAATGGGGTTTCCGCGTCGGAAATGTCGAGCACGCGAAAGGCACCTACGTCGATGCCGCTCCGAACGGGGTGACCCTGCACGAGAATGCCGATCTGGCGCTGGTGAAACTCGCCGAGCCGGTGCAGGCGCCCGCGGTTTCCCTCGGCGATCTCGACGCGGTGGCCGAGGGGGACACGGTGACCATTCACGGCTGGGGTGACACCGGTAGCGGCCAGCAGTCGCCACGGCTGAAGAACGCGCAGCTGAAGGTGACCGACGTGGCCGCGGCCGACGCCTACGACGGCCGCGCGATCAACGGCGAGCGCGTCAACGGGGTGTGCGGCAGCGGGGATTCCGGTGGCCCGATGTTCACCGCCGACGGCGTCCAGGTCGGGGTGCTGTCCACCGGCAACAGCACCAGCTGCCAGTACACCCACGTCGGCGCCTACCGGGACTGGATCAGCTCGGTCACCGGCTGA
- a CDS encoding SDR family oxidoreductase: MLDGKVVAITGASSGIGAAIAAVLAGRGAKVVLGARRAERLEALAARIIADGGDVAWTVTDVRRRADLHGLVDLARSRYGRLDVLVGNAGIMPVSPLDELRVDEWDDMVDVNIKGILHGIGAALPVFRAQGAGQFVHIASTSGHRTVPGQAVYSGTKFAVRAISEGLRQEAGPDLRVTIVSPGITHTEFSRTMESPDLRARLVELRDRIAMPPEAVARAVAYAIEQPADIDLNEVIIRPTAQA, from the coding sequence ATGCTGGACGGCAAAGTTGTGGCGATCACCGGCGCGAGCAGCGGCATCGGAGCCGCGATCGCGGCGGTGCTGGCCGGACGCGGCGCGAAGGTGGTGCTCGGCGCGAGGCGGGCCGAACGCCTCGAAGCACTGGCGGCCCGCATCATCGCCGACGGCGGTGACGTGGCCTGGACGGTGACCGACGTCCGGAGACGCGCCGACCTGCACGGGCTCGTCGACCTGGCACGCAGCCGCTACGGGCGGCTGGACGTGCTCGTCGGCAACGCCGGGATCATGCCCGTCTCACCGCTCGACGAACTGCGCGTCGACGAGTGGGACGACATGGTCGACGTCAACATCAAGGGCATCCTGCACGGGATCGGCGCGGCGCTGCCGGTGTTCCGCGCGCAGGGGGCCGGGCAGTTCGTGCACATCGCCTCCACGTCCGGGCACCGGACCGTGCCGGGGCAGGCGGTCTACTCGGGCACCAAGTTCGCGGTGCGGGCCATCTCCGAGGGCCTGCGCCAGGAAGCCGGCCCCGACCTGCGGGTGACCATCGTTTCGCCGGGCATCACGCACACCGAGTTCTCCCGGACGATGGAGAGCCCGGACCTGCGCGCGCGACTGGTCGAACTGCGGGACAGGATCGCGATGCCCCCGGAGGCGGTCGCCCGTGCTGTCGCCTACGCCATCGAGCAACCGGCCGACATCGACCTCAACGAGGTGATCATCCGCCCCACGGCTCAGGCCTGA
- a CDS encoding cutinase family protein yields MTKRQKAAIALAGLLAATGLSVASGPVAQAEAPCEGTYTIVVGGTGSRPWNDGFTGNIQQHVGYPTDIPNGASARAGVNELNRLLRDQRNLCPGQHAKAVGYSLGAAVVHIWVTENWQTFGNVNAVLIADPKRQAPPGLNGGSVPFGGIVGYPLAGADRYFGNVPVKSICHWDYVCDESAGIWTYPNNHMYNYPNDWNVDHHNDTAHEQWFNGAWHPW; encoded by the coding sequence ATGACAAAAAGACAAAAGGCAGCGATCGCGCTGGCCGGCCTGCTCGCGGCGACGGGACTTTCCGTGGCGAGCGGTCCGGTCGCGCAGGCCGAAGCCCCGTGCGAGGGCACTTACACGATCGTGGTCGGCGGCACCGGCAGCAGGCCGTGGAACGACGGTTTCACCGGCAACATCCAGCAGCACGTCGGCTACCCGACCGACATCCCCAACGGCGCCAGCGCGCGGGCCGGGGTCAACGAGCTGAACCGGCTGCTGCGCGACCAGCGCAACCTCTGCCCCGGCCAGCACGCCAAGGCCGTCGGGTACTCGCTCGGCGCGGCCGTGGTGCACATCTGGGTGACCGAGAACTGGCAGACCTTCGGCAACGTCAACGCCGTGCTGATCGCCGACCCCAAGCGGCAGGCCCCGCCCGGCCTCAACGGCGGCAGCGTGCCCTTCGGCGGTATCGTCGGCTACCCGCTGGCCGGCGCCGACCGGTACTTCGGCAACGTGCCGGTGAAGTCGATCTGCCACTGGGACTACGTCTGCGACGAGTCCGCCGGGATCTGGACCTATCCGAACAACCACATGTACAACTACCCGAACGACTGGAACGTCGACCACCACAACGACACCGCGCACGAGCAGTGGTTCAACGGGGCGTGGCACCCCTGGTGA
- a CDS encoding reductase produces the protein MRRALILGGTGCLGRAVARRLVADGWRVDVTGRDPGRMPPGLAAAGVRFHQAGRGDPLGTGVDLLVDCTCFTAAHAEALLPLARHATSTVMISSKAVYRDDEGRHANSAEAPRFAGPVTERQPTLPPGTMPYDSAEGYGPNKVAAERTLLDSGLPVTVLRPSKVHGEGASPPREWYFVKRALDRRPAVLLARRGRGADQPSAAVNLAALVAVVADQPGARVLNAADPDAPDGLAIARIVAAEAGHRWREVLLDDNAPPNSAAIRGIACRRSCST, from the coding sequence ATGAGGCGGGCGCTGATCCTCGGCGGTACCGGTTGTCTCGGCCGGGCGGTGGCGCGGCGGCTGGTGGCCGATGGCTGGCGGGTGGACGTCACCGGCCGGGACCCTGGTCGTATGCCGCCGGGGTTGGCGGCGGCCGGGGTTCGATTCCACCAGGCGGGGCGCGGTGATCCGCTGGGCACCGGCGTGGATTTGCTCGTTGACTGCACGTGTTTCACCGCCGCGCACGCGGAGGCGTTGCTGCCGCTGGCCCGCCACGCGACCTCGACGGTGATGATCTCCAGCAAGGCCGTCTACCGCGACGACGAGGGCCGCCACGCGAACTCCGCCGAGGCGCCCCGGTTCGCCGGGCCGGTCACCGAGCGGCAGCCGACGCTGCCGCCCGGCACCATGCCCTACGACTCCGCGGAAGGCTACGGGCCCAACAAGGTCGCCGCCGAGCGGACGCTGCTGGACAGCGGGCTGCCGGTGACCGTGCTGCGTCCGTCGAAGGTGCACGGCGAAGGCGCGTCGCCGCCGCGGGAGTGGTACTTCGTCAAGCGCGCGCTGGACCGGCGGCCCGCGGTGCTGCTGGCCCGCCGCGGCCGGGGCGCCGACCAGCCGTCGGCGGCGGTGAACCTCGCGGCGCTGGTCGCCGTGGTGGCGGACCAGCCCGGCGCGCGTGTGCTCAACGCCGCCGACCCCGACGCCCCGGACGGGCTCGCTATCGCCCGGATCGTCGCCGCCGAGGCCGGGCACCGCTGGCGGGAGGTGCTGCTGGACGACAACGCGCCGCCGAACTCGGCCGCCATCCGTGGGATCGCGTGCCGCCGATCGTGCTCGACATGA